A stretch of the Sulfurospirillum sp. UCH001 genome encodes the following:
- the typA gene encoding translational GTPase TypA: MQDFRNIAVIAHVDHGKTTLVDELLKQSGTFTAHQKVEERAMDSNDLEKERGITILSKNTAIRYKDTKINIIDTPGHADFGGEVERVLKMVDGVLLLVDAQEGVMPQTKFVVKKALSLGLCPIVVVNKIDKPAADPDRVVDEVFDLLVALGANEDQLEFPIVYAAARDGYAKYNMSDENKNLEPLFETIIKHVPAPSGSVDNPLQLQVFTLDYDNYVGKIGIARIFNGTIKKNETVLLAKADGEQVRGRVSKLIGFHGLDRIDINEAESGDIVAVAGFETLDVGDSLVDPSNPMPLDPLHIEEPTLSVVFAVNDSPFAGLDGKYVTSNKIAERLESEMKTNIAMKYESAGEGKFKVSGRGELQITILAENMRREGFEFSLGRPEVIVREENGIKMEPFEHLVIDVPDEFTGAVIEKLGRKKAEMKAMNPTGDGQTRIEFEIPARGLIGFRGQFLTDTKGEGVMNHSFLEFRPLSGEVEHRKNGALVSMETGTAMGYSLFSLQERGVLFVDAQMKVYSGMIIGEHSRPNDLDVNPIKGKPQSNVRSSGADEAIKIIPPRKMNLELALEWIENDELVEVTPINIRIRKKYLDPTVRKRMSR; this comes from the coding sequence TTGCAAGACTTTAGAAATATTGCCGTGATTGCACACGTTGATCACGGGAAAACAACATTAGTTGATGAGTTGTTGAAACAATCAGGAACCTTTACAGCACACCAAAAAGTTGAAGAAAGAGCAATGGACAGCAACGATCTTGAAAAAGAGCGTGGTATTACCATTCTTTCAAAAAATACAGCTATTCGCTATAAAGATACAAAAATTAACATTATCGATACTCCAGGCCACGCCGACTTTGGTGGTGAGGTTGAGCGTGTTTTAAAAATGGTTGACGGCGTTTTACTTCTTGTTGATGCACAAGAAGGTGTTATGCCTCAAACAAAATTCGTTGTTAAAAAAGCCCTAAGTTTAGGTCTTTGCCCAATCGTTGTTGTTAATAAGATCGACAAACCAGCGGCAGATCCTGATCGTGTTGTGGATGAAGTATTTGACCTTTTAGTAGCCCTTGGTGCAAATGAAGATCAACTTGAATTTCCAATCGTTTATGCTGCAGCACGTGATGGTTATGCAAAATACAATATGAGCGATGAAAATAAAAACCTTGAACCATTGTTTGAAACCATCATCAAGCACGTTCCTGCACCATCAGGTAGCGTTGATAATCCACTTCAACTTCAAGTATTTACCCTTGATTATGATAACTACGTTGGTAAAATTGGTATTGCTCGTATTTTTAATGGAACCATTAAGAAAAATGAGACCGTTTTACTTGCAAAAGCCGATGGTGAACAGGTTCGTGGACGTGTTTCAAAACTGATTGGTTTTCACGGTTTGGATAGAATTGATATCAACGAAGCTGAAAGTGGTGACATCGTTGCCGTTGCAGGTTTTGAGACACTTGACGTGGGTGATAGCCTTGTTGATCCAAGTAACCCAATGCCACTTGACCCATTGCACATTGAAGAACCAACCCTTTCTGTTGTTTTTGCGGTTAACGATTCTCCTTTTGCTGGACTTGATGGTAAGTATGTTACTTCAAACAAAATTGCTGAGCGTTTAGAATCTGAGATGAAAACAAACATCGCGATGAAATACGAGAGTGCAGGAGAGGGTAAATTCAAAGTTTCAGGTCGTGGTGAGCTTCAAATTACGATTTTGGCTGAGAACATGAGACGTGAAGGTTTTGAATTCTCTCTTGGTCGTCCAGAGGTTATCGTTAGAGAAGAAAACGGTATTAAAATGGAACCATTCGAACACTTAGTTATTGATGTACCAGATGAATTTACAGGTGCAGTTATTGAAAAATTAGGTCGTAAAAAAGCGGAAATGAAAGCGATGAACCCAACAGGTGATGGTCAAACACGTATTGAGTTTGAAATTCCTGCACGTGGACTTATTGGTTTCCGTGGTCAGTTTTTGACAGATACTAAAGGTGAGGGTGTTATGAACCACTCATTCTTAGAATTTCGCCCACTCAGTGGCGAAGTTGAACACCGTAAAAACGGCGCACTTGTTTCTATGGAAACAGGAACAGCGATGGGTTATTCACTTTTCAGCTTACAAGAGCGTGGCGTTCTTTTCGTAGATGCACAAATGAAAGTCTACTCTGGTATGATCATTGGTGAGCATTCACGTCCAAATGATCTTGATGTTAACCCGATCAAAGGTAAGCCACAAAGTAACGTTAGAAGTAGTGGTGCTGATGAAGCGATCAAAATTATTCCACCACGCAAAATGAACTTAGAACTTGCACTTGAGTGGATTGAAAACGATGAGTTAGTTGAAGTTACACCAATTAACATTCGTATTCGTAAAAAATACCTTGATCCAACTGTACGTAAACGTATGAGTCGTTAA
- a CDS encoding flagellar hook-length control protein FliK, producing the protein MQDILSFVQAPAPVTLAPSTTETPKSESGDGSFSESFFSMILGQYTKENEQTELSEFTQELPITTVGEGTLDLAAHEQEAKSIDEHLLDDLLSVVNALQQDPKTTTFPTLNASPALEKLLVSETTRQEFASVKSVSDLMDLSQKYNLGLEKLSISQESLESLQTKFPKLTQNNFFDDLKTALDATQNLEDNTIPKAATTNIMTLLDKQPSKPETTPTASMLSTLINTTPTQSKTVEDTKVVANTPVVQEPLIVNEKQQNPLAQALQMPKEESVQATITPVVETPTPKATTTNHETKKNAASAVLAESIPEEEPVQMASTRVTEVKKESLSTSEEDSVDLTLKVSKPEKKVEESTPEDTTQTQKIVKNEENEVTQTSSDESQPITDVKNDIKVNNNKDIPVKNTPVKESLNQFASDLKEKIEAYKPPIMKVELSLSPKSLGDVDVTLLTRGNNLHVNISSNTSTMSLFTQNQNDVKSALINMGFTNLEMNFSDQNNKEQAQQNNQKQNNGNFEEFNEEETALLEIIIPQYV; encoded by the coding sequence ATGCAAGATATTCTCTCTTTTGTTCAGGCTCCAGCCCCTGTAACTCTTGCGCCTTCTACAACTGAAACACCTAAAAGTGAGAGTGGTGACGGTTCATTTTCAGAAAGTTTTTTCTCAATGATTCTTGGACAATATACCAAAGAAAATGAACAAACAGAACTCAGTGAATTCACTCAAGAACTTCCTATAACTACAGTAGGAGAAGGTACACTAGACCTTGCAGCTCATGAACAAGAGGCTAAAAGTATTGATGAACATCTCTTGGATGATCTTTTAAGTGTGGTAAATGCCCTACAGCAAGATCCAAAAACAACAACATTTCCAACACTCAATGCTTCACCTGCATTAGAAAAACTTCTTGTAAGTGAAACAACGCGTCAAGAATTTGCAAGCGTTAAAAGTGTCAGTGATTTGATGGATTTATCGCAAAAGTACAATCTAGGCTTGGAGAAGCTTTCAATCTCTCAAGAGAGTTTGGAGAGCCTTCAAACAAAGTTTCCAAAACTCACTCAAAATAACTTTTTTGATGACCTAAAAACAGCACTTGATGCAACGCAAAATTTAGAAGATAATACGATCCCAAAAGCAGCAACGACAAATATTATGACTCTTTTGGATAAACAGCCTTCAAAGCCAGAAACAACGCCTACAGCATCAATGCTCAGTACACTTATAAATACAACTCCTACTCAGAGTAAAACAGTAGAAGATACCAAAGTTGTAGCAAATACTCCTGTTGTTCAAGAACCACTGATAGTAAATGAAAAGCAACAAAATCCTTTAGCGCAAGCCTTGCAGATGCCTAAAGAAGAGAGTGTTCAAGCAACTATAACGCCTGTTGTTGAAACACCAACACCAAAAGCGACCACAACTAACCATGAAACAAAAAAGAATGCCGCGTCAGCTGTTTTAGCAGAAAGTATCCCTGAAGAAGAGCCTGTTCAAATGGCATCTACACGTGTTACTGAGGTTAAAAAAGAGTCTTTATCTACCTCTGAAGAAGATTCTGTAGATTTAACATTAAAAGTATCAAAACCTGAAAAAAAAGTTGAAGAATCTACACCAGAAGATACAACACAAACACAAAAAATTGTCAAAAATGAAGAAAATGAAGTAACACAAACCTCATCGGATGAATCACAACCTATCACAGATGTTAAAAATGATATCAAAGTCAATAATAACAAAGACATACCTGTGAAAAACACTCCCGTAAAAGAGAGTTTAAACCAGTTTGCAAGTGATTTAAAAGAAAAAATTGAAGCGTATAAACCGCCTATTATGAAAGTCGAACTCTCTCTAAGCCCTAAAAGTTTAGGAGATGTTGACGTTACATTATTGACACGAGGCAATAATTTACATGTAAATATCTCTTCTAACACAAGTACGATGTCGCTCTTTACACAAAATCAAAATGATGTCAAAAGTGCGCTTATCAATATGGGCTTTACGAATTTAGAGATGAATTTTAGTGATCAAAACAACAAAGAACAAGCACAACAAAACAATCAAAAACAGAATAATGGTAACTTTGAAGAGTTTAACGAGGAAGAGACTGCTCTTTTAGAAATCATCATTCCTCAATATGTATAG